A single Zootoca vivipara chromosome 1, rZooViv1.1, whole genome shotgun sequence DNA region contains:
- the INHA gene encoding inhibin alpha chain, protein MLDQSSLCTRTLISSMLVLLLAPGAVAGCSSGEVDRQLILEKVRAHFLESLGPAFQGERVQVGRRGIRRRHASDTPAAQRWEEEDTSQVITFPSRDVPCGPPQPDELPEDAGVFTYIFQSSAHTLSRVVTSAQLWFYTGPVTIQSSNLSSAAASNGSEPQVEILKLSDQGRVPVATMAVPAPEGWTVFHFGDSFLPYVSQKIFVLFVRCPGCPCLADAEKIPFLVTATKPRGRDRARRSSVVPGTPAAFKLLNEPSGGDCHRASVNISFEELGWDKWIVHPSSFIFHYCHGTCSDAQMFTHKPNLQMCCAALPGTMRSLRVRTTSDGGYSFKYETLPNILTQDCACM, encoded by the exons ATGCTGGATCAGAGCTCTCTGTGCACACGGACCCTCATCAGCTCCATGCTGGTCCTGCTGCTGGCTCCGGGTGCCGTGGCTGGCTGCAGCAGCGGGGAGGTTGACAGGCAGCTCATCCTGGAGAAAGTCAGGGCACATTTCCTGGAGTCCTTGGGTCCTGCTTTTCAAGGTGAAAGGGTCCAGGTGGGACGAAGAGGGATCCGCCGGCGCCATGCCTCGGACACACCAGCTGCTCAGAGGTGGGAGGAAGAGGACACATCCCAGGTGATCACCTTCCCCTCCAGAG ACGTGCCATGTGGGCCACCTCAGCCTGATGAGCTCCCGGAGGATGCGGGAGTTTTCACCTACATCTTCCAGTCCTCCGCCCACACCCTGAGTCGTGTGGTGACTTCGGCCCAGCTGTGGTTCTACACAGGCCCCGTGACCATTCAGAGCAGCAACCTCtcatcagcagcagcatcaaATGGCTCTGAGCCACAGGTAGAGATACTCAAGCTCTCTGACCAAGGCCGGGTCCCTGTGGCTACTATGGCAGTGCCAGCCCCCGAGGGCTGGACCGTCTTCCACTTTGGGGACTCCTTCTTGCCGTACGTTTCCCAGAAGATATTTGTGCTGTTTGTCCGTTGCCCTGGCTGCCCTTGCTTGGCGGATGCCGAGAAGATACCCTTCCTCGTCACAGCAACCAAGCCCAGAGGACGTGACCGGGCCCGGCGTTCGTCCGTGGTGCCCGGGACACCAGCCGCTTTCAAGTTACTTAACGAACCTTCAGGTGGCGACTGCCATCGGGCCTCCGTCAACATTTCCTTTGAAGAGCTGGGCTGGGACAAGTGGATCGTGCaccccagcagcttcatattCCACTACTGCCACGGGACCTGCTCCGATGCCCAAATGTTCACCCATAAGCCCAACTTGCAAATGTGCTGTGCAGCCTTGCCAGGTACCATGCGCTCCCTGCGGGTCCGCACTACTTCAGACGGTGGCTACTCTTTCAAGTATGAGACATTACCCAACATCCTCACCCAGGACTGCGCCTGCATGTAG
- the LOC118090632 gene encoding gap junction gamma-1 protein yields the protein MSWSFLTRLLEEINQHSTFVGKVWLTVLIVFRIVLTAVGGESIYYDEQSKFVCNTQQPGCENVCYDAFAPLSHVRFWIFQIIMIATPSVMYLGFALHRLSRQPPRKSRAPVVHRGAGRDYEEAEDNGEEDPMIFEEVEPEREVKEPESQKHDGRRRIKKDGLMTAYVLQLLCRSTFEVGFLLGQYVLYRFEVMPSYVCTRSPCPHTVDCFVSRPTEKTIFLLIMYAVSGLCLLLSICELFHLGFGGIRDALRGHDSKDGGDTTRSQYVQKHPSAPPTYLSLKKETSKRQLAKDKLGYGGESLAGLAANRYAVAPNVPSHELERLRKHLRMAQEHLEMAFHLQPEDTASPSRSSSPESNGLAAEQNRLNSAHEKEGAACERPTGL from the exons ATGAGCTGGAGTTTCCTCACCCGCCTCCTTGAGGAGATCAACCAGCACTCGACCTTTGTGGGGAAGGTGTGGCTGACTGTGCTGATTGTCTTCCGCATTGTCCTGACGGCGGTGGGAGGCGAGTCCATCTACTACGATGAGCAGAGCAAGTTTGTGTGTAACACGCAACAGCCGGGCTGCGAAAACGTATGTTACGACGCCTTTGCCCCACTTTCGCACGTCCGCTTCTGGATCTTCCAGATCATCATGATAGCCACACCCTCAGTGATGTACCTGGGCTTTGCGTTGCACCGCCTCTCACGCCAGCCACCTCGGAAAAGCCGCGCCCCCGTGGTGCACCGCGGCGCCGGCCGCGACTACGAGGAGGCCGAGGACAATGGTGAGGAGGACCCCATGATCTTTGAGGAGGTGGAGCCCGAGAGGGAAGTGAAGGAGCCTGAGAGCCAGAAGCACGACGGCCGCCGGCGCATCAAAAAAGATGGGCTGATGACTGCGTACGTGCTACAGCTGCTGTGCCGCTCAACTTTTGAGGTGGGCTTCCTGCTGGGGCAGTACGTGCTGTACCGTTTCGAGGTCATGCCCTCGTACGTCTGCACCCGCAGCCCCTGCCCTCACACAGTGGATTGCTTTGTCTCCCGCCCCACGGAGAAAACCATCTTCCTCCTCATCATGTACGCCGTGAGCGGCCTTTGTCTCCTGCTCAGCATCTGTGAGCTGTTTCACCTGGGCTTCGGCGGGATTCGGGATGCCCTGCGCGGCCATGATAGTAAGGATGGTGGTGACACCACCCGGTCCCAGTATGTCCAGAAGCATCCCAGTGCACCCCCAACCTACCTTTCTCTCAAGAAGGAGACCTCCAAGAGACAGCTAGCCAAAGACAAGCTGGGCTACGGTGGAGAGAGCTTGGCTGGGCTGGCCGCCAACCGCTATGCTGTCGCACCGAACGTCCCGAGCCATGAGTTGGAGCGACTGCGCAAACACCTCCGGATGGCACAGGAGCACCTAGAAATGGCCTTCCACCTGCAGCCGGAGGACACGGCCAGCCCCTCTCGTAGCAGTAGCCCCGAGTCCAATGGGCTGGCTGCAGAACAGAACCGCCTCAACTCAGCCCATGAGAAAGAAGGTGCAGCCTGTGAGCGACCGACTG GCCTCTGA